One Natrinema longum genomic window carries:
- a CDS encoding DUF5797 family protein, with amino-acid sequence MTLSEEAQDRLADVVELQPTKNSELQERWGMDSGSEVHQYLENELGDYYFRDDNSLIRATAEAADLVDVEPGIESDPESDGVPSKIRVPELQARIVAVLAGPEERSESVVSVLHKLRDEYDVDPEAEAVRSGLQSLRRKGVVEVEYRTVPTFRLVVERDDLEVAVSD; translated from the coding sequence ATGACGCTCTCGGAGGAGGCCCAGGACCGGTTGGCGGACGTGGTGGAGCTACAGCCGACGAAGAATTCCGAACTCCAGGAGCGCTGGGGAATGGACAGCGGCAGCGAGGTCCACCAGTACTTAGAGAACGAACTCGGCGACTACTACTTCCGGGACGACAACAGCCTGATCCGCGCGACCGCGGAGGCGGCCGATCTGGTCGACGTCGAACCGGGCATCGAGAGCGATCCCGAGTCCGACGGCGTCCCCTCCAAGATCCGCGTGCCCGAACTACAGGCCCGGATCGTCGCGGTACTGGCGGGTCCCGAGGAGCGATCCGAGAGCGTCGTCTCGGTGCTCCACAAGCTCCGAGACGAGTACGACGTCGATCCCGAGGCCGAGGCCGTCCGTTCGGGCCTCCAGAGCCTGCGCCGGAAGGGCGTCGTCGAGGTCGAGTACCGCACCGTCCCCACGTTTCGGCTGGTGGTCGAGCGCGACGACCTCGAGGTCGCCGTCTCCGATTGA
- a CDS encoding epoxide hydrolase family protein, with the protein MTTPPDDDSIRPFEVSVDRDEIDDLRRRLERTRWPDQLPDSGWEYGTERESLRELCEYWHEEFDWAAFEDRCNEFEQYETTIDGQRVHFYHVRSPEPDATPLVLSHGWPGSVAEFLDVLGPLADPAAHGGNRADAFHVVAPSLPGFGFSGPTSEQGYDVPRVADTVAELMDRLGYDRYVAQGGDWGGLVTALLGANYPDRVEAIHTNMLFVNPSSLEAEDPTELLDEQGWADYEATAEFRDGETAYHEIQATKPQSLAYGLTDSPAGLAGWIVEKFRTWSDCDGDLDAHFDRDRLLDNLSVYWLTGTINSSMRIYYETDVGAATPDAVDVPTGHARYPAEVYKTPRAWAEAVYDIRHWCEMPEGGHFAAMEVPDLFVDDLRSFLGEFD; encoded by the coding sequence ATGACGACACCCCCCGACGACGACTCGATCCGCCCGTTCGAGGTGTCGGTCGATCGAGACGAGATCGACGACCTCCGGCGGCGGCTGGAACGGACGCGCTGGCCCGACCAACTCCCCGACTCGGGGTGGGAATACGGGACCGAACGCGAGTCGCTCCGGGAACTCTGCGAGTACTGGCACGAGGAGTTCGACTGGGCGGCGTTCGAGGATCGGTGCAACGAATTCGAGCAGTACGAGACGACGATCGACGGCCAGCGGGTCCACTTCTATCACGTTCGCTCGCCCGAGCCGGACGCGACGCCGCTCGTCCTGAGCCACGGCTGGCCGGGTTCGGTCGCGGAGTTCCTCGACGTGCTCGGGCCGCTCGCGGATCCGGCGGCCCACGGCGGCAACCGGGCGGACGCGTTCCACGTCGTCGCGCCGTCGCTCCCGGGATTTGGCTTTTCCGGCCCCACCAGCGAGCAGGGGTACGACGTCCCGCGGGTAGCGGACACCGTCGCCGAACTGATGGATCGGCTCGGCTACGACCGATACGTCGCACAGGGTGGCGACTGGGGTGGGCTGGTCACCGCCTTGCTGGGTGCGAACTATCCCGACCGCGTCGAGGCGATTCACACGAACATGCTCTTCGTGAATCCGTCGTCGCTCGAGGCAGAGGACCCGACGGAACTCCTTGACGAGCAAGGGTGGGCCGACTACGAGGCGACCGCGGAGTTCCGCGACGGAGAGACCGCGTATCACGAGATTCAGGCGACCAAACCACAGAGTCTTGCGTACGGACTCACCGACTCGCCGGCCGGACTCGCTGGCTGGATCGTCGAGAAGTTCCGGACCTGGAGCGACTGCGACGGCGACCTCGACGCTCACTTCGATCGCGACCGGCTGCTCGACAACCTCAGCGTCTACTGGCTCACGGGGACGATCAACTCCTCGATGCGGATCTACTACGAGACGGACGTGGGAGCGGCGACGCCGGACGCCGTCGACGTGCCGACTGGCCACGCCCGCTATCCGGCGGAAGTGTACAAGACGCCCCGCGCCTGGGCGGAGGCGGTCTACGATATCCGTCACTGGTGCGAGATGCCCGAGGGTGGCCACTTCGCGGCGATGGAAGTTCCCGATCTCTTCGTCGACGACCTGCGGTCGTTTCTCGGCGAGTTCGACTGA